Sequence from the Fodinibius salicampi genome:
TCCACAACATGAATTTCCACCTCCTAAACTCAGGCAGCAGTTCGCCTATAACAAAGCCGTAGAGCGTTCACAGCTATGGCTGGAATATCTTCTTTTGCAGGAGGGAGGCCTAGAATTTGACCAGGATTTTGTGTGCTATTGGGTAGAAGGTGATGAATCGAAGGTGGCAGAATTAGGCGAAAAATATGCCGCCCAGCTACAGAGCATTTATGTAGCTCACCCGGAAGTAGCAATTCCCGGCTATGGTGAGCAAACTGAATTTTTATCCAATGCACAACAGCCCTCGCTTTCCTGGAAACCGGATGGAGTGGATACATTGGAGTGGTTGATCGGCTAACGGATTAACTATCGGTTCTATAAAAGCCTATTCAGCGATCATCTCCGGTTTTTCCATGACCACATAGATATCCCTGCCAGATTTATTCTCGGAATTAATTAGTTGAAAGCCAGCATGCTCTAATTCATCGACGACTGTTTCAGCGGTAACCCCATGCTGATCATTTGAGTCTCTGCCTGAAGGTTCAGCTTCGGAACCCCGCGGCTCAAAGTCAATGATTGCAATTCGTCCCCCTGGTTTCAGCGATTTCCAAAGACTTTTATTCATTGAGGCTGGGTTCCCAAAATGGTGGTAAACTCTGCGCATATACAAGGCATCACAGCATTGTTCAGGCAGGTTCGTCTGTGCTGGTTCTCCTTCAATAACGGTAACATTGTTTAATTCTGTTCCGTTAATAGCGCTTCGTAAATTTTGTATTTTTTCTGATCCAAGTTCGGTACTGTATACATGTCCGTTGGGACCAACATGTTTTGCTATTTCTATGGTCTCATCGCCATCTCCCGCACCAAT
This genomic interval carries:
- a CDS encoding class I SAM-dependent methyltransferase yields the protein MRQSEKKTLLSKSTTKKLKYLIVVVLTIVLSSPVACAQIPGNADDTNWLIEVLELKEGSVVADIGAGDGDETIEIAKHVGPNGHVYSTELGSEKIQNLRSAINGTELNNVTVIEGEPAQTNLPEQCCDALYMRRVYHHFGNPASMNKSLWKSLKPGGRIAIIDFEPRGSEAEPSGRDSNDQHGVTAETVVDELEHAGFQLINSENKSGRDIYVVMEKPEMIAE